The Mustela erminea isolate mMusErm1 chromosome 6, mMusErm1.Pri, whole genome shotgun sequence genome includes a region encoding these proteins:
- the TXN2 gene encoding thioredoxin, mitochondrial, whose amino-acid sequence MAQRLLLRRFLASVISRKPPQGRWAPVTLRTPQCSPGNLTVTPNQARSVYTTRVCTTTFNIQDGPDFQDRVVNSETPVVVDFHAQWCGPCKILGPRLEKVVAKQHGKVVMAKVDIDDHTDLALEYEVSAVPTVLAIKNGDVVDKFVGIKDEDQLEAFLKKLIG is encoded by the exons ATGGCTCAGCGACTTCTCCTGAGGAGGTTCCTGGCCTCCGTCATCTCCAGGAAGCCCCCTCAGGGTCGTTGGGCACCCGTCACCCTCAGGACCCCGCAGTGCAGTCCTGGTAACCTGACAGTAACACCCAACCAAGCCCGGTCGGTATATACCACCAGAGTGTGCACAACCACCTTTAACATCCAGGATGGACCCGACTTTCAAGACCGAGTTGTCAACAGTGAAACACCGGTGGTTGTGGATTTCCATGCACA GTGGTGTGGTCCGTGCAAGATCCTGGGGCCAAGGTTAGAGAAGGTGGTGGCCAAGCAGCACGGAAAAGTGGTGATGGCCAAGGTGGATATTGACGATCACACAGACCTCGCCCTAGAATATGAG GTGTCAGCTGTGCCCACCGTGCTGGCCATCAAGAACGGGGACGTGGTGGACAAGTTCGTGGGCATCAAGGACGAGGACCAGCTGGAGGCCTTCCTGAAGAAGCTCATTGGctga